One Ruficoccus amylovorans genomic window carries:
- a CDS encoding LacI family DNA-binding transcriptional regulator — translation MAKLKDISAKTGLSLATVSMVLNNRQDISIPDSTRAKVKSAAEALGYRSKARIRLSKTLIVATFEDLQSCFENPYFSEIYRGIEEAMEERGFHAIIKRLHDKNSLHGTDIFTRGKADGILVLGPPPPSLLKELEKVNLPVVIVNGTVDPSWDSVIPNYEATFEMTLNILKEKGHRKILCVKSAYSDELSPFESSHLNRAIMHAGLSAENVIIVRSDGDSADDGYEAVKRYLAENPAASFTAVFSGFSKPFGIMRALQEANLSIPGDVSLIAIGVDSHLPTSETQISTVLYPLKRVGEEGVLRLILKAEGFTTGPAIVVLPVQYEDRGTVAKANTGKH, via the coding sequence ATGGCAAAACTCAAAGATATTTCGGCAAAAACGGGTCTGTCTCTGGCGACCGTATCCATGGTGCTGAACAACCGGCAGGACATTTCCATCCCGGATAGCACCCGTGCGAAGGTCAAAAGCGCGGCTGAAGCGTTGGGCTACCGCTCAAAGGCCCGTATCCGCCTGAGCAAGACCCTCATCGTCGCGACCTTCGAGGATCTCCAGTCTTGCTTTGAGAACCCTTACTTTTCGGAAATCTACCGCGGGATCGAGGAGGCGATGGAAGAGCGCGGCTTTCACGCCATCATCAAGCGGCTCCACGACAAAAACTCCCTGCACGGCACGGATATTTTCACCCGCGGCAAGGCGGACGGGATTCTGGTCCTGGGGCCGCCTCCGCCGTCCCTGCTCAAGGAGCTGGAAAAGGTCAACCTCCCGGTGGTTATCGTCAACGGCACCGTCGATCCGAGCTGGGACTCGGTAATCCCCAATTACGAGGCGACTTTCGAGATGACCCTGAACATCCTCAAGGAGAAAGGGCACCGCAAAATCCTTTGCGTGAAGTCCGCCTATTCCGACGAACTTTCTCCTTTTGAGTCCTCGCACCTGAACCGGGCGATCATGCATGCGGGCCTGAGCGCGGAAAACGTGATCATTGTCCGCAGCGATGGCGATTCGGCTGACGACGGCTATGAGGCCGTCAAGCGTTACCTGGCCGAAAACCCCGCAGCCAGTTTTACCGCCGTGTTTTCCGGCTTTTCGAAGCCGTTCGGAATTATGCGCGCCTTGCAAGAGGCGAACCTGTCCATCCCCGGAGACGTCAGCCTGATTGCGATTGGCGTCGATTCGCATCTTCCGACATCTGAGACTCAGATTTCGACCGTTCTGTATCCGCTCAAACGGGTGGGGGAAGAGGGCGTTCTGCGCCTGATCCTCAAGGCGGAAGGCTTTACAACCGGTCCGGCCATAGTCGTGCTCCCGGTGCAGTACGAGGACCGCGGTACGGTGGCAAAGGCGAACACCGGCAAACACTGA
- a CDS encoding glycoside hydrolase family protein — MPHPKSPHTLVSQEPASRFSHCFEQGPLPYKESQIHRDPGWHVWCGALVRDPASARYHLFYSRWPADKGFDAWVTHSEIARAEGDSPTGPFRYAETLWPRDEAGRQWDDHCFHNVTVKHFGDKYYLYYMGNFGNGEWWTHRNNQRIGLAVASHPRGPWIRRDSPVLDVSPGAWDGLMVSNPTVTDTPDGRYLMIYKGVADGPTPLGGRVLHGLGLADSPEGPFVKHPTPIFNFDDSAFGFEDPCVWRENNTYFCIVKDMEGTLSPTRSSSLVLLQSGNGTDWIPSRPLHIIGKTLTDSTGRQLSFERVERPHIFIEPGAPPTLLVAIQPHDPHEPAFNIRLRF, encoded by the coding sequence ATGCCGCATCCGAAATCACCACACACATTGGTCTCACAAGAGCCCGCCTCCCGCTTCAGCCACTGTTTCGAGCAGGGGCCCCTTCCCTACAAGGAATCCCAAATCCACCGGGATCCGGGCTGGCATGTCTGGTGCGGAGCCTTGGTGCGGGACCCCGCCAGCGCCCGCTACCACCTATTTTACAGCCGGTGGCCTGCCGACAAAGGCTTTGACGCCTGGGTCACGCACTCTGAAATCGCCCGTGCCGAGGGCGATTCGCCCACCGGCCCCTTCCGCTACGCCGAGACACTCTGGCCGCGCGACGAAGCCGGTCGGCAGTGGGACGACCACTGCTTTCACAACGTCACCGTCAAGCACTTCGGGGACAAATACTACCTGTACTACATGGGCAACTTCGGCAACGGGGAATGGTGGACGCACCGCAACAACCAGCGTATCGGCCTGGCCGTTGCGAGCCACCCCCGCGGCCCCTGGATACGGCGGGATTCGCCGGTCCTGGATGTCAGCCCCGGTGCCTGGGACGGCCTCATGGTGTCGAACCCGACCGTCACCGACACGCCCGACGGTCGGTACTTGATGATCTACAAGGGCGTAGCCGATGGCCCCACGCCTTTGGGAGGGCGTGTCCTGCACGGACTAGGTCTGGCGGACTCCCCGGAGGGCCCGTTCGTCAAGCACCCCACGCCCATCTTCAATTTCGACGACAGCGCCTTCGGCTTCGAGGACCCCTGCGTGTGGCGCGAGAACAACACCTACTTCTGTATCGTCAAGGACATGGAAGGGACGCTCTCCCCCACCCGTTCGAGCAGCCTTGTCCTGCTTCAGTCCGGCAACGGCACCGACTGGATCCCGAGCCGCCCGCTCCACATCATCGGCAAGACCCTGACGGACAGCACGGGGCGGCAACTGAGCTTCGAGCGCGTCGAACGGCCGCACATCTTTATCGAACCGGGTGCCCCGCCCACGCTGCTGGTGGCCATCCAGCCCCACGATCCTCATGAGCCCGCGTTCAACATCCGGCTGCGCTTCTGA
- a CDS encoding autotransporter-associated beta strand repeat-containing protein has product MMKKNSLLTFLVVSACAFPVAGALGADYRWNSSYDPSSYSVAGNWQVWNGSSWTTATTAPTASDNIVTPNLYAGATINDVPGNSVNNFTVDLSANWRIMNPPSGSVARTYTIEGDLAKSGSGSLLFHPYGTTSPGYTLSVGGNVQTNGGVLLMGSSGIAMTSVSVGGSTTVASGATLRVNADSATFGALTVNGRTYVHDADISGGSTGGLTASSLSGNSGTVAAKSYGSNASTATLTLNGSGASVSSYAGLMVDGTGTGTTLALLKSGSYTQVLTGSNTYSGGTLISGGSLFVNNASGSGTGTAAVSVGEGLLGGTGIITGAVQVGDGTGSFQSALVTAGVAEGDIGTLSMGALDMAYTDAAYVVDMNSDSGTADLINVNGSANLGSGLASLIVSDQGRTSLSAGYRFTIISTLAGVSGYFDGLGEGDTVVIGANIYRISYGIDLDDSVTLTVVPEASSGLMGALGALLVVVCQCRRRRS; this is encoded by the coding sequence ATGATGAAAAAAAACTCATTGCTTACATTCTTGGTGGTGTCCGCGTGCGCCTTCCCCGTTGCGGGTGCGCTGGGCGCCGACTACCGTTGGAACAGCTCCTATGACCCCTCGTCCTACAGTGTCGCCGGCAACTGGCAGGTGTGGAACGGCTCGTCGTGGACGACCGCCACCACGGCACCGACCGCCTCGGACAATATCGTCACCCCGAACCTGTATGCCGGGGCGACTATCAACGATGTGCCGGGCAACAGCGTCAATAATTTCACCGTGGACCTGAGTGCGAACTGGCGAATCATGAACCCCCCTTCGGGGTCCGTTGCCCGCACGTATACGATTGAGGGCGATCTGGCCAAGTCCGGGAGCGGCAGTCTCCTGTTTCACCCCTACGGTACGACTTCACCCGGTTACACCTTGAGCGTTGGCGGGAATGTGCAGACCAACGGCGGCGTCCTCTTAATGGGATCGTCCGGGATTGCGATGACCTCGGTGAGCGTGGGCGGAAGCACAACCGTCGCCAGCGGGGCGACCCTGCGAGTGAATGCCGACAGCGCGACCTTTGGGGCGCTGACAGTAAACGGTAGGACGTACGTGCATGATGCGGACATTTCCGGTGGTTCCACCGGGGGACTGACGGCTTCCAGCCTTTCGGGCAACAGTGGCACCGTCGCCGCCAAGAGCTACGGGTCCAATGCTTCCACCGCGACACTGACCCTGAACGGCTCCGGTGCGAGCGTTTCCTCCTACGCGGGCCTGATGGTTGACGGCACGGGCACGGGTACGACCCTGGCGCTGCTCAAAAGCGGGAGCTACACTCAGGTGCTGACCGGCAGCAATACCTATTCGGGCGGAACGCTGATCAGCGGAGGATCCCTGTTTGTCAATAATGCCAGCGGCTCGGGCACAGGTACCGCCGCAGTCAGTGTTGGCGAAGGACTGCTGGGCGGCACGGGCATCATCACGGGCGCGGTGCAGGTTGGTGACGGCACCGGCTCTTTCCAGAGCGCGTTGGTGACCGCGGGCGTGGCTGAAGGCGACATCGGCACGCTGAGCATGGGGGCGCTCGACATGGCCTACACGGATGCGGCCTATGTGGTCGATATGAATTCCGATTCCGGTACGGCTGACCTCATCAACGTCAACGGTAGTGCAAACCTGGGGTCGGGCCTGGCCTCCCTGATCGTTAGCGACCAGGGAAGAACGTCGCTGAGCGCGGGCTACCGGTTCACGATTATTTCGACGCTGGCGGGTGTTTCCGGTTATTTCGACGGCCTCGGAGAGGGTGACACCGTCGTGATCGGCGCGAACATCTACCGCATCAGCTATGGCATCGACCTGGACGACAGCGTGACCTTGACTGTGGTGCCTGAAGCCAGTTCTGGCCTGATGGGCGCGTTGGGAGCCCTGTTGGTGGTGGTTTGCCAGTGCCGCCGCCGTCGCTCCTGA
- a CDS encoding type II secretion system protein encodes MRKTHTRCGAGRAFGLVELLVSIAVISVLAALLITAVSRVRMSAQITESTANMRQCFTYSMLYAQENKGVYPAAYSITTAVNTTWLNVLWAYAYPDIDFPGYGRDMEGSIFYTPLIEEGAAARTFGTNTHLSYQYREGLYNLLDDPGNIAYLGDVKTSSGLTTAQINPRNNGQVGLVFLDGHLELREAGDIPSDPADYFWRATRP; translated from the coding sequence ATGAGAAAGACACACACACGGTGCGGAGCGGGCAGGGCGTTCGGGCTGGTGGAATTGCTCGTGTCGATTGCTGTGATCTCTGTACTGGCAGCGCTGCTGATCACGGCGGTCTCCCGGGTCCGCATGAGCGCGCAGATCACGGAGTCCACCGCCAACATGCGTCAGTGCTTCACCTACTCGATGCTGTACGCGCAGGAAAACAAAGGCGTGTACCCGGCGGCCTACTCCATTACGACGGCGGTAAATACCACCTGGCTCAATGTGCTGTGGGCGTATGCCTATCCGGATATTGATTTCCCCGGCTACGGCCGGGACATGGAAGGGAGCATTTTCTACACGCCGCTGATTGAAGAGGGGGCAGCCGCGCGCACCTTCGGGACGAATACCCACCTCTCTTACCAATACAGGGAAGGCTTGTACAACCTGCTGGATGATCCGGGGAACATCGCTTACCTGGGAGATGTGAAGACCAGCAGCGGGCTGACCACTGCCCAGATCAATCCCCGTAACAACGGCCAGGTCGGTCTCGTTTTTCTCGACGGGCATCTGGAACTTCGGGAAGCGGGCGATATCCCGAGCGATCCGGCGGATTACTTCTGGAGAGCGACCCGGCCGTGA
- a CDS encoding sulfatase-like hydrolase/transferase, with protein MDNVLFILADDLGAWALGCAGNNEIHTPHLDRLAARGLRLENAFCVSPVCSPARASLLTGRIPSQHGVHDWVRRGNCPSESGDGSLIDYLEGLPTYTEALAQAGYRCGLSGKWHLGQAPVPRGDHVFWHVHAKGGGSYYHAPWIRDGQECEAPGYVTDVITDYALEFLEAYADGARPFYLGVHYTAPHYPWGRDQHPAQYYEPYFNDCAFESVPELPMHPWQIDTAPRVHTREARREMLSGYYAAVTAMDAAIGRLLDALERSGQLGRTLIVFTSDNGMNMGHHGIYGKGNGTYPQNMYDTSVKVPFILSRPGRVPEGVSAGALFSHYDFMPTLLDFLGLGRQVPAALPGAIRTDLWEGRADATGAPVVVFDEYGPVRMIRDERWKYVHRFPDGPHECYDLQSDPGETHNLIGDPRCFALAERMRGQLAAWFARYVDPARDGADFPVTGKGQCDLSGRAGAFADDWFYYSENVEPKDSAS; from the coding sequence ATGGATAACGTCTTGTTCATACTTGCGGATGACTTGGGAGCCTGGGCGCTCGGGTGTGCCGGCAACAACGAGATTCACACCCCCCATCTCGACCGCTTGGCGGCCCGCGGATTGCGCCTGGAAAATGCTTTCTGTGTCTCTCCGGTCTGTTCTCCGGCGCGCGCGTCGTTATTGACGGGGCGCATCCCGTCCCAGCACGGCGTGCACGACTGGGTGCGGCGGGGCAATTGCCCCAGTGAGTCCGGGGACGGCTCACTGATTGATTATTTGGAGGGCTTGCCAACTTATACGGAGGCGCTCGCGCAGGCGGGGTATCGCTGCGGCTTGAGCGGAAAGTGGCACCTCGGGCAGGCTCCTGTGCCGCGCGGGGACCATGTCTTCTGGCACGTTCATGCCAAGGGCGGCGGCTCCTACTACCACGCGCCCTGGATTCGGGACGGGCAGGAGTGCGAGGCTCCCGGCTATGTGACCGATGTTATCACCGACTACGCGCTTGAGTTCCTGGAGGCGTACGCCGACGGAGCCCGGCCCTTTTACTTGGGGGTTCACTACACCGCTCCGCATTATCCGTGGGGGCGCGACCAGCACCCGGCGCAGTATTACGAACCGTATTTCAACGATTGTGCGTTCGAGTCGGTGCCCGAGCTTCCCATGCATCCCTGGCAGATCGACACCGCCCCGCGGGTGCACACACGGGAAGCTCGCCGTGAAATGCTCAGCGGCTACTATGCCGCCGTGACGGCGATGGATGCGGCTATCGGCCGGTTGCTCGATGCGCTGGAGCGGAGCGGCCAGCTCGGGCGAACGCTCATCGTCTTCACCAGCGACAACGGCATGAATATGGGGCACCACGGCATTTACGGCAAGGGCAACGGCACCTATCCGCAGAACATGTACGACACGTCGGTCAAAGTGCCCTTTATCCTTTCGCGGCCTGGGCGCGTGCCGGAAGGGGTGAGCGCCGGGGCTCTCTTCAGCCATTATGATTTTATGCCCACCTTGCTGGACTTTCTCGGACTGGGGCGGCAGGTGCCGGCGGCTTTGCCCGGCGCGATCCGGACGGATCTGTGGGAGGGGAGGGCGGATGCCACCGGCGCGCCGGTGGTGGTCTTCGACGAGTACGGGCCCGTGCGCATGATTCGTGACGAGCGCTGGAAGTACGTCCATCGCTTTCCGGACGGCCCGCACGAATGCTACGACCTTCAGTCAGACCCGGGCGAGACGCATAACCTGATCGGGGATCCCCGGTGCTTTGCCTTGGCCGAGCGCATGCGCGGCCAGCTTGCCGCATGGTTTGCCCGTTATGTCGATCCCGCCAGGGATGGGGCCGACTTTCCGGTCACCGGCAAGGGGCAGTGTGACTTGAGCGGTCGCGCGGGCGCTTTTGCCGACGACTGGTTTTATTACTCTGAAAACGTTGAACCTAAGGACTCCGCGTCATGA
- a CDS encoding transposase, which translates to MSRLGVDGMVGVFELFNEQLPSQGLIASFGKIIGASFIEASKQRNRSYENEQIKRGEVPERIAKRSSRARRKDLDASWTQKNHVSYFGYKNHVKVDAASKLIDTFTLTHAAIHDSQPVGGLRHESDRETVLWADSTDVGPFIAALLKGFAMLANICEKGTAIRPLSREQKRANKEKSLASEIS; encoded by the coding sequence ATGTCGCGTCTTGGGGTTGACGGGATGGTTGGGGTGTTTGAGTTGTTCAACGAGCAACTGCCCAGCCAGGGCTTGATCGCCAGTTTCGGCAAGATCATCGGCGCCAGTTTTATTGAAGCTTCCAAGCAGCGCAACCGCAGCTATGAGAACGAGCAGATCAAACGCGGAGAGGTGCCCGAGCGCATCGCCAAGAGGTCGAGCCGGGCCCGCCGGAAGGATCTCGATGCGAGTTGGACGCAGAAGAACCATGTATCCTACTTTGGATACAAGAACCACGTTAAGGTCGATGCAGCCAGCAAGTTAATCGATACCTTTACCCTCACGCACGCCGCCATTCACGACTCCCAACCGGTCGGGGGACTGCGACACGAAAGCGACCGCGAGACGGTCCTGTGGGCCGACAGCACCGACGTCGGGCCGTTCATCGCCGCGCTACTCAAAGGCTTCGCCATGCTCGCCAACATCTGCGAAAAGGGTACTGCCATCCGTCCGCTCAGCCGTGAACAAAAACGTGCCAACAAGGAAAAGAGCTTGGCATCTGAAATCTCATAG
- a CDS encoding DeoR/GlpR family DNA-binding transcription regulator codes for MLKFERTQAILRAIQQNGSVSLSELVEELHHSEATIRRDLAELEREGKLIRTHGGAILPQRLALEPSYDEKRSCNWPFKKQIADCVLKAIPEGVTIYLDAGTTCLEAGIRLLERNANPIFTNSIPLLVASCNYPGTVTAVGGEVRSISRALVGAMSLNWLDKLYFDIVLIGASAIRDDGAVLTTEIHEASLKAHVIEHADKAFLLADSDKLTASATLEFTTLKQLSAWYTDHRLDRSKFARLRKNCSATIIRTPQPS; via the coding sequence ATGCTTAAATTTGAGCGCACCCAGGCCATTCTCCGGGCCATCCAGCAGAATGGCAGCGTATCTTTATCCGAACTCGTCGAAGAACTCCACCATTCGGAGGCGACGATCCGGCGCGACCTGGCCGAACTCGAGCGGGAGGGAAAGCTCATCCGTACGCATGGGGGGGCCATCCTGCCCCAACGCCTGGCGCTGGAGCCGAGCTATGACGAAAAACGCAGTTGTAACTGGCCGTTCAAAAAGCAAATCGCCGATTGCGTTCTCAAAGCCATCCCCGAAGGCGTCACCATCTATCTCGACGCCGGCACGACCTGCCTGGAGGCCGGAATCCGGCTGCTGGAACGCAATGCCAACCCGATTTTCACAAATTCGATCCCGTTGCTTGTCGCCAGTTGCAATTACCCCGGAACGGTCACGGCAGTGGGGGGAGAAGTGCGTTCCATCAGCCGGGCACTCGTCGGAGCCATGTCGCTAAACTGGCTGGACAAACTCTATTTTGACATCGTCCTGATCGGGGCCTCAGCCATCCGGGATGATGGCGCCGTTTTGACCACAGAAATCCATGAAGCGTCGCTCAAGGCCCACGTCATCGAGCATGCCGACAAGGCATTCCTGCTGGCGGACTCGGACAAGCTCACGGCCTCCGCCACCCTCGAATTTACCACCCTCAAGCAGCTTTCAGCCTGGTACACCGACCATCGGCTGGACCGTAGCAAGTTCGCGCGTCTGCGCAAAAACTGCTCTGCCACTATCATTCGCACTCCCCAACCCTCATGA
- a CDS encoding DUF932 domain-containing protein — MITDTIEPVSATTTKPCNLLLHCGSHAVSRGELAQAPTPPPTSTWRPIAHLKLLQVVEVALLTQGFAIAGQAHGLTHDNARYFGLIEVSGFTHNPDYHYVVGVRNSHDMRFSAGLVAGSQVLVCDNLSFSGEIQLARKHTPRILDDLPRLVDAAVGKLRRYWDQHDYRVIRYREARINDRRAHDLVIRAVDTGVMANGYIPKVLSLWRKPRHEAFIPRTLWSLQNTFTEVFKGRVDLLPDRT; from the coding sequence ATGATCACCGATACCATCGAACCCGTCTCAGCCACAACCACCAAGCCTTGCAACCTGCTCCTGCACTGCGGTAGCCACGCCGTCAGCCGTGGAGAGCTCGCGCAGGCACCGACGCCACCCCCGACCAGCACCTGGAGGCCGATTGCTCACTTAAAACTCCTGCAAGTCGTGGAGGTCGCCCTGCTTACCCAGGGCTTTGCCATTGCCGGGCAGGCGCATGGGCTCACCCATGACAACGCCCGTTACTTCGGCCTGATCGAGGTCAGCGGCTTTACCCACAACCCGGACTACCACTACGTGGTCGGCGTGCGAAACTCCCACGACATGCGCTTCTCTGCCGGGCTCGTCGCGGGCAGCCAGGTGCTTGTCTGCGATAATCTGTCTTTTTCGGGCGAGATCCAGTTGGCCCGCAAGCACACCCCGCGTATCCTCGACGACCTGCCCCGGCTGGTTGATGCCGCTGTGGGCAAGCTCAGGCGCTACTGGGACCAGCACGATTACCGGGTCATCCGTTACCGCGAGGCCCGCATCAATGACCGGCGTGCCCATGATCTGGTTATCCGCGCTGTCGATACCGGTGTCATGGCCAACGGATACATCCCCAAGGTCCTCTCTCTGTGGAGAAAGCCCCGTCATGAAGCGTTCATACCCCGCACCCTCTGGAGCCTCCAGAACACCTTTACGGAAGTCTTCAAGGGCCGCGTGGACCTACTCCCGGACAGAACCTGA
- a CDS encoding sulfatase family protein, whose product MNVLMILADEFNAGWVHALGHPQALTPNLDRLVGSGMAFTNAYCQNPICTPSRVCIASSQYCHNHGYYGLSGNANPGLPNCFRHFRQAGYRTAAYGKLHLPCAPRNWIADDVDVFGDSYETADNQHGSSEFLSGLERDGLLDYEDSWHNDSGVYGPKRVPIDARPSLLPLERTQEVWTAERTMAFIDREPGRPFFVQASMQKPHHPLLPNQRFWELYAEDIELPPTWNLPPDQRPPHFRKTWESWRQYPAEYGTPGEDIEAFFRRCWRGTLACVSQVDYVIGLLLDFLDERGLRQDTVVVFGSDHGAYHSIHGLLEKAPGIPSDEVCRVPMIWSVPGLADSGRCCPALVENVDIGPTLAELCGVPVMGYADGRSLCPLMAGESGGTDRVAVTENAWSKAVRWDKWRLVFYPRSLFGGQEEGELYDLECDPQERRNLYRHPDFLAQVWEGRTRLLEWLVETARVTTPPMLIDTVKKLGVSRVVRLEEDGRASNPFQPRCRDDMLDNYL is encoded by the coding sequence ATGAATGTGTTAATGATCCTGGCCGACGAATTCAATGCGGGTTGGGTCCACGCGCTTGGGCACCCCCAGGCACTCACGCCGAATCTGGACCGTCTTGTCGGCAGTGGCATGGCTTTTACGAACGCCTATTGTCAGAACCCGATCTGCACGCCCAGCCGTGTCTGCATTGCCTCAAGCCAGTATTGCCACAATCATGGCTACTACGGGCTCAGCGGCAATGCCAACCCCGGCCTGCCGAACTGCTTCCGGCATTTCCGACAGGCCGGCTACCGGACGGCGGCTTACGGCAAGCTGCACCTGCCCTGTGCGCCGAGGAACTGGATTGCCGACGATGTGGATGTCTTTGGTGACAGCTACGAGACGGCCGACAATCAGCATGGCTCCAGTGAATTTCTCTCGGGACTGGAAAGGGACGGTCTGCTTGATTATGAGGACAGTTGGCACAACGACTCGGGGGTCTACGGCCCCAAGCGGGTGCCCATTGACGCGAGGCCGTCGCTGCTGCCCCTGGAGCGGACCCAGGAGGTGTGGACCGCCGAAAGGACGATGGCCTTCATCGACCGTGAGCCTGGGCGGCCTTTCTTTGTCCAGGCTTCCATGCAAAAGCCCCACCATCCGCTCCTGCCCAACCAGCGCTTCTGGGAGCTTTATGCGGAGGATATTGAACTGCCGCCGACCTGGAACCTGCCCCCGGACCAACGCCCGCCCCATTTCAGGAAGACATGGGAAAGCTGGAGGCAGTACCCGGCCGAGTACGGCACGCCCGGCGAAGATATTGAGGCTTTCTTCCGGCGGTGCTGGCGGGGCACGCTGGCCTGCGTCAGTCAGGTGGATTATGTCATCGGACTGCTGCTGGACTTTCTCGACGAGCGCGGCTTGCGGCAGGACACCGTTGTCGTGTTCGGCAGCGATCACGGCGCTTACCACAGCATTCACGGGCTACTGGAGAAAGCTCCCGGGATTCCCTCTGACGAAGTGTGCCGTGTGCCCATGATTTGGAGCGTTCCCGGCCTGGCTGATTCGGGCAGATGCTGCCCGGCCTTGGTCGAAAACGTCGATATCGGGCCGACGCTGGCCGAACTGTGCGGCGTGCCCGTTATGGGGTACGCGGACGGCAGGAGCCTGTGCCCGCTGATGGCCGGGGAGTCCGGCGGGACGGATCGGGTCGCCGTGACCGAAAATGCCTGGAGCAAGGCCGTGCGCTGGGACAAATGGCGGCTGGTCTTCTACCCCCGGTCGCTCTTCGGCGGCCAGGAGGAGGGGGAGCTTTACGACCTGGAGTGTGACCCGCAGGAGCGCAGAAACCTCTATCGCCACCCGGACTTTCTGGCACAGGTCTGGGAAGGGCGGACGCGCCTGCTGGAATGGCTGGTGGAGACGGCACGTGTGACCACGCCCCCGATGCTGATCGATACCGTGAAAAAACTCGGAGTCTCCCGGGTGGTGAGACTGGAGGAGGACGGGCGGGCCTCAAACCCCTTTCAGCCGCGCTGCCGGGACGATATGCTGGACAATTATCTCTAG
- a CDS encoding family 16 glycosylhydrolase: MIKSLKCLPLFTLCAAVVVPGAHCLAEPPSGRDWVLVFEDDFDYPDDALEVNWISENRSNAGHILSSRWRENAVVSEGTLKLVARKEKRGGQEWTAGNIWTRAIWKYGYFECRYKYAAASGTNNSFWLMTQKWQNVPEQDGVKRFEIDINEGHYPDEINMNLHNYTDVSWSPNSPRGRNRPNWPKSYTLSSRSDSRADREVILDIPVQTTKLRFSTKHDSYFHLRSLRVFPKKMDGNYPSPYVDKLPDGLVDYAREANVRHSRTFDTYAQTNPPEAAVDGNISTSWISLGQGEAVYELDFGDEPREVGCVQFVTGWNNPAENGYTGYINDYCIEYWNGNDWVEIASLDDNVVVDKDLSEEFHTYALEWNEDELIWYFDGKEIRRLKNYCAFYESPVWLSLAITYGSGKVGPEVDGTQMEVDYVKIWQERGKETVQDESWLQR; the protein is encoded by the coding sequence ATGATTAAATCCCTGAAGTGTTTGCCCCTGTTTACTCTGTGTGCTGCGGTCGTTGTGCCTGGTGCGCATTGCCTGGCGGAACCTCCTTCCGGCCGTGACTGGGTGCTGGTATTCGAAGACGATTTCGACTACCCGGACGATGCCCTGGAGGTAAACTGGATCTCCGAAAACCGTTCCAATGCAGGGCACATCCTTTCGAGTCGGTGGCGTGAAAACGCCGTCGTCTCAGAGGGAACGCTGAAGCTGGTGGCGCGCAAGGAGAAGCGGGGCGGCCAGGAATGGACCGCTGGAAACATCTGGACGCGGGCCATCTGGAAATACGGGTACTTCGAGTGCCGCTACAAGTACGCCGCCGCCAGCGGGACGAACAACTCGTTCTGGCTAATGACTCAAAAATGGCAGAATGTGCCTGAGCAAGATGGTGTGAAGCGCTTTGAAATTGATATCAACGAGGGACACTACCCCGACGAGATCAATATGAACCTTCATAATTACACCGATGTGAGTTGGTCTCCGAATTCTCCGCGGGGGCGCAACCGGCCGAACTGGCCCAAGAGCTATACGCTCAGTTCGCGTTCGGACAGTCGGGCAGACCGCGAAGTCATTCTGGATATCCCGGTTCAGACGACCAAGCTGCGTTTTTCCACGAAGCATGACTCGTATTTTCATCTGCGCTCGTTGCGGGTGTTTCCCAAAAAAATGGATGGGAACTATCCCTCGCCCTATGTCGACAAGTTGCCGGACGGTCTAGTGGACTATGCTCGCGAGGCAAACGTCCGGCATAGCCGGACCTTCGACACCTACGCCCAAACGAATCCGCCCGAAGCCGCGGTGGACGGTAATATTTCGACCTCGTGGATTTCCCTCGGGCAGGGGGAGGCCGTCTACGAGCTGGACTTTGGCGATGAGCCGCGCGAGGTCGGCTGCGTGCAATTCGTGACCGGCTGGAACAATCCGGCCGAAAACGGATACACCGGCTACATTAACGACTATTGCATCGAGTACTGGAACGGAAATGACTGGGTAGAGATCGCCTCGCTCGATGACAATGTTGTGGTAGATAAGGACCTGAGCGAAGAGTTTCACACCTACGCCCTGGAGTGGAACGAGGACGAGCTTATCTGGTACTTCGATGGGAAGGAGATTCGTCGCCTGAAAAATTATTGTGCCTTCTACGAGTCACCCGTATGGCTGAGTCTGGCCATTACCTATGGGTCGGGAAAAGTCGGTCCGGAAGTGGACGGAACCCAGATGGAAGTCGATTATGTGAAAATCTGGCAGGAGCGGGGAAAGGAAACCGTTCAGGACGAATCCTGGCTTCAGCGATAG